Genomic DNA from Rhodopseudomonas sp. BAL398:
TCGGCGAAGGTCGCGGATGGCATGACAGGAAGGAAGCATCGTTCCAACATGGAACTGGTCGCTCAGGGCATCGCCAATATTGCTTCTGCGTTTTTTGGCGGCATCAGCGTCACCGGAACGATCGCACGGACAGCAACAAATATTCGCGCTGGCGCACGCAGCCCGCTTTCATGAATTATGCATGCGGGCTTCCTGCTGATCTTTATGCTCGTGGCGGCGCCGTTGGCCAGCTACATCCCTCTCTCCGCGCTGGCCGGTGTCTTGGTGGCGGTGTGCTGGAATATGGCCGAGAAGGAGGAATTTACGCGCCTGCTCCGCCATTGGCGGAGTGCGAGCGTCCTCCTCGCCACCTTCGTTCTCACGCTTGTTGAAAGCCTCACAATCGGAATCATCGCCGGTTGCCTTGTAGCGACGGCGTTAGGGCTTGTTGAACGGCTCGGTCGAAGTCGGGATAACTCAACGACGCTATAGTGTCGTTTCCGTTTCGGCTTATCGAACGTAAGCTTCGCCAAGGGCGGCGACTGTCAGCAAAATGCCAGCGACTCTGTGGAACTCTCGCCTCTTGGCGTCGCTGTGAGATCGCCCCGCCGAGGAGTTTCATCGAATGCGACGCAATAATATCGTCATTCATTAACCGCTCCGTATTAGGGCCTGCTTTGCTACCTCGATGTTAACGTCCGGCATAGTATTCGTCGCCAGGCGCAAAGCAGATGCGACGGACCGGGAATGCCATTTCGAACAGAAACAGTACGTAATAGCGTCCATGTAGAGCTTGTACGTAGCATTTACACCACGCTGACGCCGACGACGATTATGTCGGTCGGCTTCGTGCTGTCGTTCAGCGCAATGGCGTTCGCAGCGCATGACATCATCCTCATGGCCTGCGCGCTCATCGGGGTTCTGTCGAGCGGCGCGCGGATCGCTGTACTCATTCTCGGTCGTGGGAAGTCCGCAGCGCCGCATCTCGATGTCCATGAGGCCCGCCTGCTGGAACAGCGGTTCGCGATTGCCTACTACCAATTTGCAGCGGTCCTCGGTTCGTCGGCAGCCTATGTCTTTACGCTGGAACCGGCGCGGTTCCATATGCTCACGGTCTGCCTCCTTGTCGGTTACGGGGCAGGCGCGGCAGCGGGCGTCGGTTTACGTCCGAGGATCGCGATTCCCAGCATGATCATCGGCATCGTTCCAGCCACGGTGGCCGCGGCACTACGTTGGGATCCGATTTACTGGGCGACGGCCGCGATGATGATCGCATTGCTCGCTGGCGGCGCGCAAAGCGTGCTTGCGCGATCGGCCGCAGCCAGTATCGAGATCGCGAAACGGTTGACATTCGAAGCATTGGCGCGCCGAGACGTGCTGACGACTTTGCCAAACCGGCTTGCACTGCGGGAGTGGTTCGATAGCCATATCGCAATCGCCGACAATCGCGCGTTGCTCGCCGTCCATTGTCTCGATCTTGATAAATTCAAACCGGTGAACGACGTATTCGGTCATCCCGTCGGCGACGGCTTGCTCAAGGCGATTGCGACGCGCCTGACGAATTCGCTTCGTCCCGGCGACATCGCGGCCCGGCTCGGAGGCGATGAATTCGCCGTCATCCAGCGCGATCTGCGCAATGTTGAAGAAGCCGCCGCCCTCGCGCAACGCTTGCGAAGCGCGATCGCCGAGCCGTTCTCAATCCAGGGCCATGAGATCAGCGTCTCGACTTGCGTTGGCTATGCGCTGTGTCGCCGCTCATCGGCTGACCTTGACGAGCTTCTCTGCTCCGCTGATCAAGCCCTTTACATCGCCAAGAACACTGGAACGGGCGTCGAATATAATGACGTGCTGATGAAAGCCATGGGGCGCTTGGCAGCCTGAAATGCCGCACAACCGGCCGCGTCATTTCGTTCTCGTGCATCGACGACCCCGAGACGCCCATTAGCTGCTTCACTGCGGGAAGGCCCCGCCTTACGGCGAGGCCTTCGTCGCAGAACCTCAGTCGCGGTTCGGGCGGGACCAGATGAGCGAGTGGCCTTCCTCGCCTTCGACCTCGACCAGCGTGGCGTAGATCGGAGCCGCGAAGCTCGGGTCGTCCAGCTTAACTGAGAGGTAGTCGCGGTTCTGCTCCTGAGATTTCTTCTTCCAGGCGGCGCCGAACTCGATGGTGCCGGCGAAGATGCGGTAGTCCGGGGCCTTGTCAGACGTGCGGTCGGCCGGGACGATCTTGGCCTTCACGGTGCCGAGAGCGAGAGTCTTGACGGAGCCGACGAAGCCGTTGCCGTTGACGGTGAAGTTGCCGATGGTAGCCATGTTCGTATCCTCTTTCGGTTCTCGGGTCGCGACCACCGCGGCCTCGATGGCGGTCGTTGACCGGAGGCGATCGGACCGCACCCCAAGGGCCGCCACGCAGTAGAGGGCGGCCAGGGCGAGGCTTTCTTGCCCCGCGAGGAATGGGCGCGCAGCGGCCAGGGGAAGAAA
This window encodes:
- a CDS encoding DUF736 domain-containing protein, with amino-acid sequence MATIGNFTVNGNGFVGSVKTLALGTVKAKIVPADRTSDKAPDYRIFAGTIEFGAAWKKKSQEQNRDYLSVKLDDPSFAAPIYATLVEVEGEEGHSLIWSRPNRD
- a CDS encoding diguanylate cyclase domain-containing protein, which codes for MIALLAGGAQSVLARSAAASIEIAKRLTFEALARRDVLTTLPNRLALREWFDSHIAIADNRALLAVHCLDLDKFKPVNDVFGHPVGDGLLKAIATRLTNSLRPGDIAARLGGDEFAVIQRDLRNVEEAAALAQRLRSAIAEPFSIQGHEISVSTCVGYALCRRSSADLDELLCSADQALYIAKNTGTGVEYNDVLMKAMGRLAA